A genome region from Hymenobacter tibetensis includes the following:
- a CDS encoding carboxypeptidase-like regulatory domain-containing protein, producing MNQFTTLLLSSACAVALLSGCSGKDGDPGPAGATGATGATGPTGASGQNLTGAMFGFVTAVDEFGSPVAKNGVTVTLEGVTPALSTTTNSDGRYEFTNLRNGTYNISFSRTGLSTYRRLSIAHVGGDQPTFLGASSLTAPSTTTFGTAVVNSIFGSSVNISIPYSNSVAPNSYLLRTAIYVSATTGVNSTNGTFLMYAYPASSLNSNSGTISTAISKSTLNNAGFATGTSVYMVAYGVPYLLTGQTDATTGKTTYNGLSATSSNQIGFVVP from the coding sequence ATGAATCAGTTTACTACTCTCTTATTATCGTCAGCCTGTGCGGTGGCACTGTTATCAGGCTGTAGCGGCAAAGACGGTGACCCAGGACCAGCTGGCGCTACGGGTGCCACGGGGGCTACCGGCCCCACTGGAGCCTCTGGCCAGAATCTAACAGGAGCAATGTTTGGTTTTGTAACCGCAGTAGATGAGTTTGGAAGCCCTGTGGCCAAAAACGGTGTAACCGTTACGCTTGAGGGAGTGACTCCGGCTCTAAGTACTACCACTAATAGCGACGGACGGTATGAGTTTACTAATCTGCGCAACGGGACATATAATATTTCATTCAGTCGCACGGGTCTTTCCACTTACCGCCGCCTTAGCATTGCCCACGTTGGTGGCGACCAACCTACTTTTTTAGGGGCTAGTTCGCTTACTGCTCCTTCTACCACCACATTCGGCACGGCTGTGGTGAATAGCATCTTTGGCAGTAGCGTTAACATCAGTATTCCCTATTCTAATTCAGTTGCTCCTAATAGCTATTTACTTCGTACTGCTATCTATGTGAGTGCTACTACTGGGGTAAACTCCACAAATGGTACCTTCTTGATGTATGCCTATCCGGCCTCAAGTTTGAATTCAAATTCAGGTACTATCAGTACTGCTATTTCCAAAAGTACATTGAATAACGCTGGCTTTGCAACCGGAACATCAGTGTACATGGTAGCATATGGAGTGCCTTATTTATTGACTGGCCAAACAGATGCTACTACAGGAAAAACCACTTACAATGGGCTTAGCGCTACTTCGTCAAACCAAATAGGTTTTGTAGTGCCTTAA
- a CDS encoding MarR family winged helix-turn-helix transcriptional regulator, giving the protein MKPEETVDYNIKVAWHAISRMYNTQAAKHDITTSIGFVLLNIDQENGTPATKIAPLLGLETRSLTRILRSMEEKGLIYKQADTQDKRSVRIFLTKEGLRGKEISRQTVRHFNLKVREKIPQNQLDVMFKVIGQITGMIESKTLFEDFQLKTIRSESPTA; this is encoded by the coding sequence ATGAAACCCGAAGAAACCGTCGATTATAACATAAAAGTTGCCTGGCACGCTATTTCGCGCATGTACAATACGCAGGCTGCCAAGCACGACATTACCACGAGCATTGGGTTCGTGTTATTGAACATAGACCAGGAGAACGGCACGCCGGCAACGAAAATAGCGCCGTTGCTTGGACTTGAAACTCGCTCCCTAACGCGGATTCTACGCTCTATGGAGGAGAAGGGTCTCATCTACAAACAAGCCGACACACAAGACAAACGCTCGGTGCGCATTTTTCTGACCAAAGAAGGACTACGCGGCAAGGAGATTTCCCGTCAGACCGTGCGTCACTTCAATCTGAAGGTGCGCGAGAAGATTCCGCAAAACCAGCTGGATGTGATGTTCAAAGTGATTGGACAGATCACCGGCATGATTGAAAGCAAAACGCTTTTCGAGGACTTTCAATTAAAAACTATCCGCTCCGAGTCGCCTACGGCCTAG
- a CDS encoding 3-hydroxyacyl-CoA dehydrogenase/enoyl-CoA hydratase family protein, whose amino-acid sequence MNRTIKKVAVLGSGVMGSRIACHFANIGVQVLLLDIAPKELLPAEEAKGLKLDNPAVRNRIVNAALQAAIVSNPAPLYRKADASRIKTGNFDDNLKDIATCDWTIEVVVERLDIKKNLFERVEQFRKPGTLITSNTSGIPIHMMTEGRSDDFKKYFCGTHFFNPPRYLKLLEIIPTPDTDPTIVDFLMHYGDLYLGKTTVLAKDTPAFIANRVGVFAIMDVVQVMSQLGLTVEEVDKLSGPVIGHAKSATFRTSDVVGLDTMINVANGLAQNLPNDEAKAVFQVPDFIKKMAENKWLGDKTGQGFYKKVRGEGGKSEIQALDLNTLEYKPSAKVKFATLESTKPIEKLADRFKVLVAGKDKAADFYRKTFAGLFAYVSNRIPEITDSLYKIDDALRAGFGWEMGPFETWDALGVQKGLELAQAEGKTVAPWVEEMLAAGNATFYKVNEQGVKQFYDIEAKEYKSIPGLENFIILDNLRATGKVVWKNSGASVIDLGDGILNVEFHSKMNALGSDVIQGLMKGVEIAEKDFRGLVVGNDAVNFSAGANLGLVYMFALDQDFDELNLMIAQFQQAMMRMRYSSIPVVGAPHGLALGGGCELNLHCDRVVAAAETYMGLVEFGVGLIPGGGGTKEMTLRTAAKYEEGEPEYNLLRNTFMTISTAKVSTSAAEAFDLGFLRRGDEVVVNSNRVIAQAKAAAIELAEDGYTQPMQKTNIKVQGKGALGMFLTGVHAMKEGRYISDHDVKIANKLAYIMCGGDLSSPTEVSEKYLLDLEREAFLSLCGERKTLERIQSILTTGKPLRN is encoded by the coding sequence ATGAACCGTACCATCAAAAAAGTAGCTGTATTAGGCTCCGGTGTGATGGGCTCGCGCATTGCGTGCCACTTCGCCAACATCGGGGTGCAGGTATTACTACTCGACATTGCGCCCAAGGAACTCTTGCCAGCTGAAGAAGCGAAAGGCCTGAAGCTGGACAACCCAGCAGTGCGCAACCGCATTGTGAACGCGGCATTGCAAGCAGCTATTGTCAGCAATCCTGCGCCGCTGTACCGCAAGGCCGACGCCAGCCGCATCAAAACCGGCAACTTCGACGACAACCTAAAGGATATTGCCACCTGCGACTGGACGATAGAGGTGGTGGTGGAGCGCCTCGACATCAAGAAAAACTTGTTTGAGCGGGTAGAACAGTTTCGCAAGCCTGGCACACTTATCACCTCCAATACCAGCGGTATCCCGATTCACATGATGACGGAAGGCCGCTCCGACGACTTCAAGAAGTATTTCTGCGGCACACACTTTTTCAACCCACCCCGTTATCTAAAGCTGCTCGAAATCATCCCGACGCCGGACACCGATCCGACCATCGTTGATTTCTTGATGCACTACGGCGACTTGTATCTGGGCAAAACCACCGTACTCGCCAAGGACACGCCTGCCTTCATTGCCAACCGCGTTGGGGTGTTTGCCATCATGGATGTGGTGCAGGTGATGAGCCAGTTGGGCCTGACGGTAGAGGAAGTAGACAAACTCAGCGGACCAGTTATCGGCCACGCCAAGTCGGCTACGTTCCGTACTTCTGATGTGGTTGGGTTGGATACCATGATCAACGTGGCAAACGGGTTGGCGCAGAACCTGCCAAACGACGAAGCTAAGGCCGTGTTCCAAGTGCCCGACTTCATCAAGAAGATGGCCGAGAACAAATGGCTTGGTGATAAGACGGGTCAGGGCTTCTACAAGAAGGTCCGTGGTGAAGGGGGGAAATCGGAAATCCAGGCGCTAGACCTGAACACCTTGGAATACAAGCCGAGCGCCAAGGTGAAGTTTGCCACCCTGGAGTCTACTAAACCAATTGAGAAGTTAGCTGACCGGTTTAAAGTGCTGGTAGCTGGCAAAGACAAAGCCGCCGATTTCTACCGCAAAACGTTTGCGGGGCTGTTTGCCTACGTTTCCAACCGCATTCCTGAAATCACCGATTCGCTCTACAAGATTGATGATGCGTTGCGAGCCGGCTTTGGCTGGGAAATGGGTCCATTTGAAACTTGGGATGCCCTTGGTGTACAGAAAGGCCTGGAGCTAGCGCAAGCAGAAGGCAAGACGGTAGCGCCCTGGGTAGAGGAAATGTTGGCTGCTGGCAACGCCACCTTCTACAAGGTGAACGAGCAGGGCGTAAAGCAGTTCTATGACATCGAGGCCAAAGAGTACAAGTCTATTCCTGGCCTCGAAAACTTTATCATTCTCGACAACCTGCGCGCCACGGGCAAAGTGGTGTGGAAAAACTCGGGTGCTTCTGTAATTGACCTTGGTGACGGTATTCTGAACGTGGAGTTTCACTCCAAGATGAATGCGCTGGGCTCCGACGTTATTCAGGGTTTGATGAAAGGCGTGGAAATAGCCGAGAAAGACTTCCGGGGTCTGGTAGTCGGCAACGATGCAGTCAACTTTTCGGCGGGTGCCAACTTGGGGCTCGTGTACATGTTCGCGCTGGACCAGGATTTCGATGAGCTAAACTTGATGATTGCGCAGTTTCAGCAGGCCATGATGCGGATGCGTTACAGCAGCATTCCGGTGGTAGGTGCTCCGCATGGTCTAGCGTTAGGTGGCGGTTGCGAGTTGAATCTGCACTGCGACCGGGTGGTAGCAGCGGCCGAAACCTATATGGGCTTGGTGGAATTTGGCGTAGGCTTGATTCCGGGTGGTGGTGGCACCAAGGAAATGACCTTGCGTACCGCAGCCAAATACGAGGAAGGCGAGCCTGAATATAACTTGCTCCGCAATACGTTCATGACCATCAGCACGGCCAAAGTTTCAACGTCTGCGGCCGAAGCCTTCGACCTCGGTTTCCTGCGCCGCGGCGACGAGGTAGTAGTGAACAGTAACCGTGTCATTGCGCAAGCCAAGGCCGCCGCCATCGAGCTGGCGGAGGATGGCTACACGCAGCCAATGCAGAAAACCAACATCAAGGTGCAAGGCAAAGGTGCTCTAGGCATGTTCCTGACGGGTGTACACGCCATGAAAGAAGGCCGCTACATCTCCGACCACGACGTGAAGATTGCCAACAAGCTAGCGTACATTATGTGTGGTGGCGACTTAAGCAGCCCAACCGAAGTAAGCGAGAAATACTTGCTGGACTTGGAGCGCGAAGCCTTCCTCAGCCTATGCGGCGAGCGGAAAACGCTGGAACGTATCCAGTCGATTCTAACTACTGGCAAACCCTTGAGAAACTAG
- a CDS encoding acetyl-CoA C-acyltransferase — translation MNAYIVAGYRTAVGKANRGGFRFTRPDDLAADVIKHLVASVPALDPTRIDDVMVGNAVPEAEQGLQMGRLISLLALPMNVSGLIVNRYCGSGVETIAMAASKITAGMADCIVAGGTESMSMVPTVGWKTVPNYKLAQQHPDYYLGMGLTAEAVAQDYKVSREDQDQFSYNSHQKAIKAIQEGKFKEQIVPITVEETYLDQATGKKKTRSYVVDTDEGPRADTSVEALSKLKPVFAANGTVTAGNSSQTSDGAAFVLVMSERMVKELNLEPIARMITYATEGIDPRIMGMGPIKAIPKALKQAGMKLEDIDLIELNEAFASQSIAITRELNIDESKLNVNGGAIALGHPLGCSGAKLSIQLFHELRQREKKYGMVTACVGGGQGVAGIYELLK, via the coding sequence ATGAACGCATATATCGTAGCCGGTTACCGCACCGCAGTAGGGAAGGCCAACCGCGGCGGCTTCCGCTTCACCCGCCCCGATGACCTTGCCGCCGACGTCATCAAGCACTTGGTAGCCTCCGTACCTGCCCTCGACCCTACTCGCATCGACGATGTGATGGTCGGGAATGCCGTACCAGAAGCCGAGCAGGGCCTGCAAATGGGCCGGTTGATTTCGCTGCTAGCTCTGCCTATGAACGTGTCGGGCCTCATAGTGAACCGCTACTGTGGGTCTGGGGTGGAAACCATTGCCATGGCGGCCAGCAAAATAACGGCTGGTATGGCCGATTGCATTGTAGCCGGTGGTACCGAAAGCATGAGCATGGTGCCCACTGTAGGTTGGAAAACAGTGCCTAATTACAAACTGGCGCAGCAGCACCCCGACTACTACCTTGGTATGGGCCTCACGGCCGAAGCCGTAGCACAGGACTACAAAGTCTCACGCGAGGACCAGGACCAGTTCTCATACAACTCGCACCAGAAAGCCATCAAGGCTATCCAAGAAGGGAAGTTCAAAGAGCAGATTGTGCCCATCACGGTAGAGGAGACCTACCTCGACCAAGCTACCGGCAAAAAGAAAACTCGTTCGTACGTGGTTGACACCGACGAAGGCCCTCGGGCTGACACCTCGGTGGAGGCGCTAAGCAAGTTGAAGCCGGTGTTTGCCGCCAACGGTACTGTAACGGCCGGCAACTCCTCGCAGACTTCCGATGGCGCTGCTTTTGTGCTGGTGATGTCGGAGCGGATGGTGAAGGAGCTGAATCTGGAGCCCATTGCCCGGATGATTACATATGCTACTGAAGGCATTGACCCGCGCATCATGGGCATGGGGCCCATCAAGGCTATTCCCAAGGCCTTAAAGCAAGCCGGTATGAAGCTCGAGGACATCGACCTTATCGAGTTGAACGAAGCTTTCGCTTCGCAGTCGATTGCCATTACGCGCGAGTTGAATATCGACGAGAGCAAGCTGAACGTGAACGGTGGCGCTATTGCCTTGGGCCATCCACTGGGTTGCTCTGGGGCTAAGCTTAGCATTCAACTCTTCCATGAGTTGCGGCAGCGCGAGAAGAAATACGGCATGGTAACCGCCTGCGTGGGCGGTGGGCAAGGTGTAGCTGGTATCTACGAATTGCTGAAGTAG
- a CDS encoding acyl-CoA dehydrogenase family protein: MEVTNKLVKGGEFIIKETDAQDVFSPADFSEEQNMMHQTALDFVEKEVHPLLERLDNHEEGLMRGLMEKAGQLGLFGVSIPEQYGGLDMDFTTSLRVTEGVGGGHSFPVAFAAHTGIAMLPILYFGNDEQKAKYLPGLTNGELMGAYCLTEPGSGSDALGAKTKAMPTEDGEHYVLNGQKMWITNGGFADVFIVFAQVDGDKFTGFIVERNTPGLSLGNEEHKMGIKGSSTRQVFLSDVKVPKSAVLGEIGKGHLIAFNILNIGRIKLAAACLGATKMASTLSIKYANERVQFKLPIAKFGAIKHKLAQQAVRIYAVESAIYRAGMDIARMEQELLSKGQSHNEALLGAAREFAVECAILKVEGSEVLDYVVDEGVQVYGGYGFSADYPMDRAYRDSRINRIFEGTNEINRMLAVDMILKKGLKGELDLMGPAQAVQQELMAIPDMNLEEETGLFATEKKTIAKLKKAILMIAGTAVQKYMNSLAKEQEVLMNIADMAIKVYTAESTLLRVEKEASVKGEEALSTQIDIARVYLYDTVDQVNKFGKDAIATMTEGDEQRLLAMGLKRFTKADLYNAKEARRRIADVLIAANEYAY; encoded by the coding sequence ATGGAAGTAACCAACAAGCTTGTGAAAGGCGGCGAGTTCATTATCAAAGAAACCGACGCCCAGGACGTATTCTCTCCTGCCGATTTTTCGGAGGAGCAGAACATGATGCACCAGACCGCGCTGGATTTCGTGGAGAAAGAGGTGCATCCCCTTTTAGAGCGCCTCGACAACCACGAAGAAGGGCTGATGCGTGGCCTAATGGAAAAAGCGGGCCAGCTAGGTCTGTTCGGAGTGAGCATTCCCGAGCAGTACGGCGGACTTGATATGGACTTCACCACTTCCCTGCGTGTAACGGAAGGTGTTGGTGGCGGGCACTCGTTTCCGGTGGCTTTCGCCGCCCACACGGGTATTGCCATGTTGCCCATCTTGTACTTCGGCAACGACGAGCAGAAGGCCAAATACCTGCCTGGCTTGACCAACGGTGAGCTAATGGGTGCGTACTGCCTCACCGAGCCTGGTTCCGGCTCTGATGCACTAGGCGCCAAAACCAAGGCAATGCCTACCGAAGACGGCGAGCATTATGTGCTTAACGGGCAGAAAATGTGGATTACAAATGGCGGTTTTGCCGACGTATTCATTGTGTTTGCCCAGGTTGACGGCGACAAATTCACTGGCTTCATTGTAGAGCGTAACACGCCTGGCTTAAGCCTCGGCAACGAGGAACACAAAATGGGTATCAAAGGCTCGTCCACCCGTCAGGTGTTCTTGTCTGATGTGAAAGTGCCAAAGTCGGCGGTGCTTGGCGAGATTGGCAAGGGCCACCTTATTGCTTTCAACATCCTGAATATTGGCCGCATTAAGCTGGCGGCTGCTTGCTTGGGGGCTACCAAAATGGCGTCTACGCTGAGCATCAAGTATGCGAATGAGCGGGTGCAGTTCAAATTGCCAATCGCCAAGTTTGGAGCTATCAAGCACAAGTTGGCGCAGCAAGCTGTTCGTATCTACGCGGTGGAATCGGCTATCTACCGGGCGGGGATGGACATTGCACGTATGGAGCAAGAGTTGCTGAGCAAAGGCCAGAGCCACAACGAAGCGTTGCTAGGTGCTGCCCGCGAGTTTGCCGTGGAGTGCGCCATTTTGAAGGTAGAAGGCTCGGAAGTGCTCGACTACGTGGTGGACGAAGGCGTGCAGGTGTACGGTGGCTATGGCTTCTCAGCCGACTACCCCATGGACCGCGCTTACCGGGATTCGCGCATCAACCGCATCTTCGAAGGAACCAACGAAATCAACCGCATGCTGGCCGTTGACATGATCTTGAAGAAGGGCTTGAAAGGGGAGCTTGACTTGATGGGCCCAGCGCAAGCCGTGCAGCAGGAACTGATGGCTATTCCAGACATGAACTTGGAAGAAGAAACCGGCCTGTTTGCTACCGAGAAGAAGACCATTGCTAAGCTGAAGAAGGCTATTTTGATGATAGCAGGCACGGCGGTTCAGAAGTACATGAACTCGCTGGCCAAAGAGCAGGAAGTACTGATGAACATTGCCGATATGGCCATCAAAGTATACACTGCCGAGAGCACCCTGCTGCGCGTAGAGAAAGAAGCAAGCGTTAAAGGCGAAGAGGCCCTCTCAACCCAGATTGACATTGCCCGCGTATATCTCTACGACACCGTAGACCAGGTAAACAAGTTCGGTAAAGATGCCATTGCTACCATGACCGAAGGCGATGAGCAGCGGTTGTTGGCCATGGGCCTGAAGCGCTTCACCAAAGCCGACCTCTACAATGCCAAAGAAGCTCGTCGTCGTATTGCTGACGTGCTGATTGCGGCCAACGAGTATGCCTACTAA
- a CDS encoding Glu/Leu/Phe/Val family dehydrogenase, protein MANEQVQGKDFYESVLRFYDHAASFSKLDPGIIAQIRACNSIYKVNFPVEVDGHVQVFEGIRVQHSHHKLPSKGGIRYSVYVDEEEVMALATLMTFKCALVDVPFGGAKGGVKINPRTSSEQTLERVTRRYASELIKKNLIGPGMDVPAPDYGTGSREMAWIADTYLTFKYGDTSALGCVTGKPVGQGGIRGRTEATGLGVFYGLRELLMDQPMLEKIGLTSGIAGKRIIVQGLGNVGYYAAHFCQAAGAIITGIAEREGGIFNADGLDVAAVFKHRQETGAICGFEGAIDVADSLDLLEYECDVLLPAALENQIHEGNAANIKAKIIAEGANGPTTQAAEKILLERGIVILPDLYLNAGGVTVSYFEWLKNLSNVRFGRMGKRAEEAAMKRLVETIERTTGRSVTPEERELIVHGADEIDLVRSGLEDTMITAYHSIRRVMNEVEGITDLRTAAFYNAIEKIGVSYQSLGIFP, encoded by the coding sequence ATGGCCAACGAACAGGTACAGGGCAAAGACTTTTATGAAAGCGTGCTGCGGTTCTATGACCACGCGGCCAGCTTCTCGAAGCTTGACCCTGGCATCATTGCCCAGATACGGGCTTGCAACAGCATCTACAAAGTGAACTTTCCAGTGGAAGTGGACGGGCACGTGCAGGTATTCGAAGGAATTCGGGTGCAGCACAGCCACCACAAGCTTCCTAGCAAGGGTGGTATTCGTTACAGCGTGTATGTAGATGAAGAAGAAGTTATGGCGCTGGCTACGCTCATGACGTTTAAGTGCGCCTTAGTAGATGTACCGTTCGGTGGAGCTAAAGGAGGAGTGAAAATCAATCCGCGCACCAGTTCCGAGCAAACATTGGAGCGCGTTACGCGCCGGTACGCCAGTGAGCTAATCAAGAAAAACCTAATTGGACCGGGCATGGACGTGCCGGCTCCTGACTACGGCACCGGTAGCCGCGAAATGGCTTGGATTGCTGATACGTACCTCACTTTCAAATACGGGGATACCAGTGCTCTAGGCTGCGTAACGGGCAAGCCAGTAGGGCAGGGCGGTATTCGGGGGCGTACGGAAGCTACCGGGCTTGGAGTGTTCTACGGCTTACGCGAACTGCTGATGGACCAACCTATGCTAGAGAAAATCGGCCTTACAAGTGGTATTGCTGGCAAGCGCATCATCGTGCAAGGCTTAGGCAATGTGGGGTACTACGCAGCGCATTTCTGCCAAGCAGCTGGAGCCATTATCACGGGTATTGCGGAGCGGGAGGGAGGCATCTTCAACGCCGACGGCCTGGATGTGGCGGCTGTGTTCAAGCATCGGCAAGAAACGGGTGCCATCTGTGGCTTTGAAGGGGCAATAGATGTAGCCGACTCTCTGGATTTGCTGGAGTATGAATGTGATGTGCTGCTACCCGCCGCTCTGGAAAATCAGATTCATGAAGGCAACGCAGCCAACATCAAGGCCAAGATCATTGCGGAAGGAGCTAATGGCCCTACCACACAGGCGGCCGAAAAGATTCTGTTGGAGCGGGGCATTGTAATTTTGCCTGACCTCTACCTTAATGCAGGCGGCGTAACAGTTTCCTACTTTGAGTGGCTGAAAAACCTGTCAAACGTACGTTTTGGGCGTATGGGCAAGCGGGCTGAGGAAGCGGCTATGAAACGCTTAGTGGAAACCATAGAGCGAACTACCGGCAGGAGTGTCACGCCCGAGGAGCGAGAACTAATCGTGCATGGGGCCGATGAAATAGATTTAGTGCGCTCAGGCTTGGAGGATACCATGATTACGGCTTACCATTCCATTCGGAGAGTGATGAATGAAGTGGAGGGCATCACTGACCTTCGCACGGCTGCTTTCTACAACGCCATCGAGAAGATTGGGGTCAGTTACCAGTCGCTGGGTATCTTTCCATAA
- the recG gene encoding ATP-dependent DNA helicase RecG: MSNFFQTKIEYLRGVGLQRAQLLQKELNLFTYGDLIQRYPFRYLDRTQFYNICDLHDELPFVQVKGILRNREVVGDGPKKRMVAKIADASGELDLVWFKGVNYLEKVIKNHQEYIVFGKPTMFNGRPQMAHPELEEVTEAKPGQSYLQPVYNTSEKLKNYHRVDSKAIARMVADLLKLALPHVYETLSADLIRQYGLMDKATAIQQIHFPQSTDLLQAARFRLKFEELFYVQLKLLRQRDQRKVELAGQLFKEVPTLVHFYKNVLPFDLTGAQKRVIHDIYKDFCTGKQMNRLLQGDVGSGKTIVAFISMLMAADNGAQSCLMAPTEILADQHYIGLKQFADLLGIKIGKLTGSTRTADRRVLHEQLRSGEMHMLVGTHALLEDVVQFRNLGLTIMDEQHRFGVAQRSKLWQKNPHVIPHVLVMTATPIPRTLAMTLYGDLDVSVIDELPAGRKPIVTVHRFDSNRLKVFGFLRDQINLGRQVYIVYPLIEESEAMADYKDLMDGYESIARAFPEFQISIVHGRMSAAEKDSEMQRFVKRETQIMVATTVIEVGVNVPNASVMVIESTERFGLSQLHQLRGRVGRGADQSYCILMSGYKLSKDSRTRIETMVRTNNGFEIADIDLKLRGPGDLMGTQQSGVLDLLIADLAKDGRILTESRAAAQQLLNEDPGLNHPDNANIRRHIESLPATAVNWSRIS; encoded by the coding sequence TTGAGTAACTTTTTTCAAACCAAAATAGAATATCTGCGTGGCGTAGGCCTGCAACGGGCTCAGCTGCTGCAAAAGGAGCTGAACCTGTTCACCTACGGCGACTTGATTCAGCGCTACCCTTTTCGCTACCTCGACCGGACGCAATTCTACAATATCTGCGACCTGCACGATGAGTTACCGTTTGTGCAGGTGAAGGGCATTTTGCGCAACCGAGAGGTGGTTGGAGATGGGCCGAAGAAACGCATGGTAGCCAAAATAGCCGATGCCAGCGGGGAGTTAGATCTGGTCTGGTTTAAAGGCGTCAACTACCTAGAGAAGGTTATCAAAAACCATCAAGAATACATTGTATTCGGCAAGCCCACTATGTTCAATGGGCGGCCCCAGATGGCGCACCCCGAGTTAGAGGAAGTAACCGAGGCCAAACCCGGTCAGAGCTACCTACAACCCGTCTACAACACCTCAGAGAAGCTTAAGAACTACCACCGCGTTGATAGCAAAGCTATTGCGCGCATGGTTGCGGACTTGCTGAAACTGGCGTTGCCGCATGTATACGAAACGCTTTCGGCGGACCTGATTCGGCAATATGGACTGATGGACAAGGCCACGGCCATCCAGCAGATTCACTTCCCACAAAGTACTGATCTGTTGCAGGCCGCTCGGTTTCGGCTGAAGTTCGAAGAACTCTTTTACGTGCAGCTTAAGCTGCTACGCCAACGCGACCAACGTAAGGTGGAGCTGGCTGGTCAACTTTTCAAGGAAGTCCCCACGCTGGTACATTTCTATAAAAACGTGTTGCCCTTTGACCTGACGGGTGCCCAAAAGCGAGTTATCCACGACATCTACAAAGACTTCTGCACAGGCAAGCAAATGAACCGCCTTTTGCAGGGCGATGTGGGCTCGGGCAAAACCATTGTGGCTTTTATCAGCATGCTGATGGCGGCCGACAACGGTGCTCAAAGCTGCCTGATGGCGCCTACCGAAATCTTGGCTGATCAGCATTATATCGGCTTGAAACAGTTTGCTGACTTGCTCGGCATCAAGATCGGCAAGCTTACGGGCAGCACCCGTACAGCGGATAGGCGCGTATTGCATGAGCAACTCCGCTCCGGTGAAATGCACATGTTGGTAGGCACGCACGCCTTGCTCGAAGATGTGGTGCAGTTCCGTAATCTGGGGCTTACCATTATGGACGAGCAGCACCGCTTCGGCGTGGCGCAGCGCTCCAAGCTTTGGCAAAAGAACCCACATGTTATTCCCCATGTGCTCGTGATGACGGCCACGCCCATTCCGCGCACCCTGGCCATGACGCTGTATGGTGACTTGGATGTGTCGGTGATTGACGAGCTGCCAGCTGGCCGTAAGCCCATTGTCACGGTGCACCGCTTCGACTCCAACCGCCTTAAGGTGTTCGGCTTCCTGCGCGACCAAATCAACCTGGGCCGCCAGGTATACATCGTATATCCGCTCATTGAGGAGAGCGAGGCTATGGCCGATTACAAAGACCTCATGGACGGCTACGAAAGCATTGCGCGGGCTTTTCCAGAGTTCCAGATCAGCATTGTGCATGGCCGGATGAGTGCTGCCGAGAAGGATAGCGAAATGCAGCGTTTTGTGAAGCGGGAAACGCAAATTATGGTAGCCACTACCGTAATTGAAGTGGGCGTAAACGTGCCTAATGCCTCCGTTATGGTCATTGAAAGCACAGAGCGGTTCGGCCTTTCGCAGCTCCACCAATTGCGGGGGCGAGTAGGCCGGGGTGCCGACCAGAGCTATTGCATCCTGATGTCGGGCTATAAGCTGAGCAAAGACTCGCGTACACGCATCGAAACCATGGTACGCACCAACAACGGCTTTGAAATAGCCGATATTGACTTGAAACTACGGGGCCCCGGCGACCTGATGGGCACGCAGCAAAGTGGCGTGCTGGACTTGTTGATTGCCGATTTGGCTAAGGACGGTCGTATTCTAACTGAATCGAGGGCAGCGGCTCAGCAACTGCTAAACGAGGACCCAGGCCTTAACCACCCAGACAATGCCAATATTCGCCGGCATATCGAAAGCTTACCTGCCACGGCCGTAAACTGGAGCCGCATCAGCTAG
- the gldD gene encoding gliding motility lipoprotein GldD, with the protein MPTSRILLAFLVSLQLLSACSSPGSDEYTPKPKGFNRIDLPPHRYQQLAAGHPYTFQYSRYAKILRDSSYLAQPHWINVYYPALKASVQITYADLKGSRQLYSKMLEDARKLTSKHEVKASGIDENILQTPNGMRVAVFELQGEVPSQMQFYTTDSTKHFFRGALYFRTATANDSLAPVIDYVKKDIVQLLNTLKYQ; encoded by the coding sequence ATGCCTACTTCCCGAATTTTACTTGCCTTTCTGGTTTCACTTCAGTTGTTGTCGGCCTGCTCTTCTCCTGGCTCCGATGAATACACCCCCAAGCCTAAAGGGTTCAACCGAATAGACTTGCCGCCGCACCGCTATCAGCAGCTGGCGGCTGGCCACCCGTACACATTTCAATACTCGCGCTACGCCAAGATATTGCGCGACTCCTCGTATCTGGCGCAGCCGCACTGGATTAATGTGTACTATCCGGCGCTGAAGGCCAGTGTGCAAATCACGTATGCTGACTTGAAAGGCAGCCGGCAGCTGTACAGTAAAATGCTGGAAGATGCCCGCAAGCTTACCAGCAAGCACGAAGTCAAAGCCAGTGGCATCGACGAGAACATCTTGCAAACTCCAAATGGAATGCGGGTAGCGGTGTTCGAGCTACAGGGCGAGGTGCCTAGCCAGATGCAGTTTTATACCACAGATAGTACCAAACACTTTTTCCGCGGAGCTTTATACTTCCGCACAGCCACCGCGAATGATTCGTTGGCGCCAGTGATTGACTACGTGAAGAAAGACATTGTACAATTGCTGAACACACTGAAATACCAGTAA